TCACGAGTGGACCAGTGGCTGTTGCGATGGCGATGCTGGATTGATGGCATTGCAGATGGCGAGGCAACACCGCCTACCAACAGCATCCATGGACCATGGATGGAAGCTCCAAAATTGGAGAGTTTCTATTTCAGGAAGTGGTGCGTCTCATTTCTGTTGACGaccggcggcgatggaggaTTGTGTTCTGTTCTTTTAGAACAACGACCTTGTACTGTTCTTTAAAACAACGATCGTGATCGTGTTATTTCGAATCGTGTACTGTTAACTATAGAGATAAGTGTGCTGTGAGGcgtctattttattttattagaTCTGAAGGCCCATATAAATTTGTGCTGTGGTAAAAACAGGAGTATCAAAACGGAGTTGTAGTAAAAtgaggggaaaaaaaaaactactacaGGAAAATGTCGGCCCAAGCCCACCACGTGAGTTGTCTCCCTCATCCTCCCTCCATCTGCGCCAAACCAGGAACGAAGTTGGCCGGCCTAATCCCGAGGAAGGAGCGGCATAAGACATCGGAGCGGAACGTGCGGCGAAGGGCAGGGGATCCAAGCAGGCGtgcacggccggcggcgaccacgaGAGGAAGAGATCTATGTGGCCGCCTGAGTCTACcgtggggagggaggggggtgGCGGTGctgcgttttttttttgacagcatgGGGCAGATGTGATCGATCTTTTCTTTAGCCAAGATCTCTTCGTGCGGTCAGTAGTTTTGGGCCTCATCCGGTCAGGCCTAAATCGGACGTAAAAAAGTCTAAATTACCCCGGTAATCAACGCTCTACTACTCTTTCCTTCTTGTAGTATCAAAAAGTACCTTAAAAACCCTCATATAGAAACATCCGATTGACTAATGGTTGTCTCACTTCCTTTCATCCGTAGCAAATTACTCGAGATTACTGTAGTCCCAACCAAGAAGAGATCACATTATTGACTACTCCATGCGCAGATGACTATAGCCAAGATATGGAAGTGGCGTCGTCAACATCAATAGTGCCCAGTTGGCTGCTGGGCAGGCACACGGTTATGGgatccatattttttttttagcaatcTAGCATGCACAGATGACTATAGCCAAGACATTAAACATCGCAAGGTCTGCTCCGCAAGCCGTAGCTATCGCGTCTTATATTTGCCGGCGAGCTCGTCCACTTCGAAATCTTCGGGATGCAGTGCCAGCGGGAGCTTCTTATTAGTCTTTTTTATTTCCTGTGATAGGGGCCGGATATATATTTCCCTGTTATAAATCCAAAAGGCAACAATCAACAATGGTTGGGTGGGAGCTTCATGGTCATGGGGCCGGTTTCGCATCATGCAGCTCTGTTCTTTCGACCTAGCTTTAGGGGTGTCGACACCATGTGATCATCTCCTTATTTTCTTTAGACTTGCCTGCTAGTTAGATGAACAACTTAAACTGCTGGACGTGAGCTAGTACGTGACAGAAGAGAGGAATTCGGGGAATAAACAATGAGAACCCACGTCCTATGCGGTTGCTCATATTTGCACGCCAAAAATATTATACGGGCAGAAGTTTGCTCGAGCAACCGAGCATCATTGATCATACCCAACTCCATCTGTTTATTCATGTACTGGTTTATCAATTCACACCGAGTACAAACAGCTTCTGTCCTAGTACTACAGCGTCGACATCCGCAGATCAACGTTtgaaatttcttttgtttccttgGATTCTTGCGATGGGGCGTTAAAAATGTGTCGCAGAGGGTTGCAATTGCAATACGACGTACCCAACAGAACAGAGAGGCCGATTCGGCGATACGACCAAACGGACAGCTGCGGGCCTGCGGCGGCTTTGGCAGGTGGCAGCAACGGACCAAAGGCTCGTGATGTTAACGTCCGGCGCTGCCTTTACCATGCGTCTCGAAACCAAATGGATGCCATGCCACCGTGATCGCAAGCTCATCGCGTAGCTTGTCAGCTCCGGCCGGATCGTCTACTTAGTTCTGCGTGCCATGCGTTTGCATTTTTATGGAAGCTAAAGATTATAGTGCTAGTGAAGTAGTGGAATcgcgtcgtcctcctcttGCACGATCGATCTGCCTTCGATTAAATTACGAGGGGATTGTTAATTCGTTTGGGCTTTGCTTACTCCATTCAAGTGAGCTAGCTCCAGCCTCCGGCTAAACCTGTGCTTGTACTACATTTTGAAGTTTCAAACCAAATGGGAAACTGTAgtaaactgtttttttttaagacacCAGCAAGGTGCCCGTGCTACGGACTAGCACCTTACATTGCGACGGAATCATAACACTCGTTGTTTGATTTTTATCATTACTATTTATTCTGTTTTAATATTCCTAAGTCCGTTTGATTACGGTGTAAAATTTTACTAATGAGTAAATCAAGGACTAGATTAATGAAGGaattacatattttattgggTTTATTTGAACCCAATGGTTCTATAGCAGCTCCGCCGCTAATTGTAGAATGGAGGCGGCAGTTGCCGGTTGactggggaggaggcgggcagaaggaagaagatacCGAAAGAGATTGGAATTTGAAGCTATAGAAGAACGTGAGATTACTGTGATCCAGAAGGACCCTATTGTCAGTTGCCAATGCTCATGAAGGAGATACATGAAAGGTGATTTGACGATCACCAAATGAAAACTTTATAAGTAGAAAGACATGCAATGTggatatacatgtaatactccctccgtttgtGTTACTAAATATCAAGAGAGAGACACTAGTACCAAGGCAAAGCGGAAAGAGAGGGTATTAATGTCGATCCAATGTCAAAAAGCACATGTACCAAGATAAAATGTTGGTTTCAAACCAAAAGTTGTTCAATGCATGCAAGAGAACTAACACCAACTTGGAAATCACGAGAAACAGAGTAAATAGCCCATGCTGTTGAGAGAGAGGAATAGAAGAAACACCTTACAATCTCAAATTTCGGATATTTGAAAATGCGTGATTATTTCTCAGGCGCTTGATTTTTAGACAAAAGGCTTAAATCGATCTCAATCGATTTAGTAGGGGATCTAGAATTTGGACGGTATCCAAACTCAATCTGTCCATCGTTCATTTcaaatcttaaagcacaaacCAAATCTAACGGCTAACTCATCTCTAACTTGAAAAGCGGAACCGTATTTGAAAAGCGGAGGAAGTACTCCATGTACCATATGTGTGTCGATCGCCGTACTTGCCAACTTCATAGGTTGACACTCTCTGTGTTTTAGGCCGGTTTGACATTGCGATGATTGTCATAATCCTGTTTGTCTCGCCCTCTTTTGCCTTTTGGCTAACCAATTTTTGTCTGCAtttatgtatttatttttcgatagattataaaataagttcagaaAGCAACTTCAGACTCAGACTTACTAACCAATCAATTCACCTTATAGATTAAAGTACAAGGGGCACGATCCACATTATTGGATCGACCTGCAGACGTTGCCCTCATGGAATCTTTTGCGTGCATCCCATTTCTTCATGTATTCTTCTCATTTTCTGACGGGATGATATGTATATTCTACATCTACACGGACAATGACCTACTATCAACCAGCAAATTAGCTGCGAGATTCACTCAGAAAAATACGCTGTGCTATCGGAAGCTGTTCTTGCGTGGCGGCTGATGCTGCCGGCGAAGGATATCCGGTTGGACACCACACCAATAAGCTGAGAGATCCATCGCCTGATCCAGATATTTTAAGAGCAGATATGGCCTTCTTGCTTGCCGTGCTACACTATGATGGTGAAAGGGTAGGACAATTGCACAACTCTTAAACAATCCATTGGTATTACTCTCCCAAGAGAATCAACAAGGGGTGATTCATCATCAACTATTATGAGCCAagtgttgattttttttccttccttcgTATTTGCACAAGCATGTACTGAACTATACGTAGTCACTTCGAATTGAAGTATAATGAagtgagattttttttgctgtggTGATGTTTAACTTATGTGCATCATGTTAGCCTACCATCCAGGACTGCTGAGGCCTTGGACACGGCCCTTGCACCCCTGTAAATTTCATGCTGCAAGAGCCGCCAAGATTCGGTTGTGTTGAGATGCTTCGCGTTGGCGATGGCCGAGACGATGCCAGGGAACGCCTTGGTGCCCCAGTCGTCCTGGTCTGACGATGCATAAATCTGCCGAAAGAGAAAAACCATTTCACATAGTTTATCAGAGTGATCAGCTTCAGAGTTCGCTTGAGACTGGTATGCAAGCCTGGAGCCGGCACTCACCATATGTTTGTACCACGGTCTCCCCACGAGCCCTTCTCGGTTGGTGAAGGCTCGCTCTGCCATCATCAATCGGTCATTGATCTCTCTGACCTTCAGTGTGCGTTGTCTACTGTTTAGACCCCACTTTTCTGCTTGCAGCACCTACCATGAAGAAATTTGATGTTTTTGTTGGGAGTTTCCGTGAAAGCTACACGTCATGCAATTATGTTTCAGTGGAACTGATTGGTGTTACCTTCTTTTCTCCATGAATTTTCGTGGCTGCCTTCTCAAGCTGCTTGATTGACTTGTGAAGAGGGGTGAAACTAACGGGACATCTGGGGCATCCGGCTTCCACAACTTTTGTGCACTCCTGCAATAAACAAGACGGAAGATAATCCATGTCTGTTGGATCTAGCTCTACCAGTGATGATAGTTTCATAACAACACGATCATCTCATAAATCTGATCCAGTTACATTAGTCATACTGAATTGGGGTTTTACCCTGTGTTTCTAAATATAGTATATCTTCAGTTgccaaaaaagagagcaaagGTACCTCTAATTCAGACGTGTAAGAGACGTAATTGAAGGGTATTATCTCATCATCTGCAAGTCTCAAAGCAATCAGACCCCAAACGCTTGCCACTGCATGATTAGGTGGTAACATGGATATATTAGTCAGAGCTCAGGTGAAACACGATTACTTTTGGAGAGATGGTTCAGTACATGCTACGTGTCTGTGGAACAAGGGATCTCCAAACCTCTCCATCCAAACATAATCATCGTACAGTGAGTGGTAAACAGGGTATTCTGAAACTGCAAGAGCAACAATATTTAGAGCACATGCTAGAGGAGTAATAATAACACAGCACATATGTTTCCTCCTAGTGAATTCCTTCAAATGAATAAGAAAAATGAAGTAAAAAAGAGCGAGTTTTCTAGATTTTGATTAGGTCATAGAATATTTTATTGCTATCGGCCTCAGCAGTTTTTAGATTTATGCGCCATGAATATTGTTACTTACATAGTCCATAAGACATGTCAAGTGAAGGGACTCCAATATGCTGGACAAAAGCTGCAAAATCTGTTCCCGCACCGGCCACTCTTGTAATCTGAACATAGAAGCTTATCAGTTCATAGCGTGAGGCGcatatttcaaataaaatggaATTAAGTTCTCATTGTCGCCCATTGGGACCAGAACAGAATTACAAGACAATTCCATCATAAGTACACACCGGAGGATTATGGTGAATCATAGAGTCATACAGGGTATGTGATGGATCGTCAGGATCTGGTaccttcaaaaaaaatgaaggcaggggaaataaataaatctggAATCCACATAAATTTCTAATATAATCTTATATGCAGTGCTGCTCATAGATTTTAAAATGCGGTTATGCAATTGCATGGAGCCATTTATGGCTTGTGCCCAAGTTGTAGAAAGGAAAGAGGTGTTGTGCTTAAATACCATTCTGCTCGCTTCTTTGATCAATTCATCGAGTTGAGGAGTTGCACGGGGCATAAGACCTCCAGGCCCAAACACTGAGATGTCCACATTCAGATAAGCAATAGCTCTTGAAGCCAGCATATCCATGTTCTCCTCGGCCCATTCCGTAGACCCTATCTGAGGCGTTGCATGTTTCTACATTTAAGTGCTTACACCAGCAAATAGCTAAAGAATTTCAGAGTATGGGAGCAAGAACAAACCAGAGCAAACTCTTCAGCATCCCAACTGCATACGATGATTGTCCGCCTAGGTCTCCATCCTTTCTTTTCTAGCTTGGATAGCCTCTCCGCAATCTATGAACAAAAGTAGGGTACTGACATGATCTTCAGTTTATTAAAAGATGCCTTGCCTGCAAATCAGTTCCGTATTGATTACCTCGAGCATAGCTGCTGTCCCACTGTTGGGATCAACTGCCCCAAATGTCCAAGCATCACGATGATTTCCTATGATCACATACCTGCAGAAATACAAAAATGGCAGTTCATACATCGTCCTGTTGTAAGTTGTAACCTTTACCTGACTGTTCTGCATGATttctgtattttatttttcggTTGAGAAAGTAAAGGAACTATTGTGGCTGTAACATCTAATTTACCCTTGATTTGATTTATCAAAGTTGGCCGTAAGAACCTACGGGAGAATAGTCGAGTCTTTACCTGTCAggctcttcttttccttcgaTCACAGCAAAGACGTTTTCTATGGTTGCTAAGGTGTCGTTTCCCTGCAGGTTACAAGAGCACAAATGAGGGTGGAGCAAGGGATCTCCAAAATCTGCTCAATGATGTACGCGGTACGCCCGACGAGAATGACCCGTGGCTCCAGGAACTGCAGGCCCACTCACGATGTAAGTCAGGTTTAGcacggccgggccgggcccgATCCGGTACACGGgcgcgccctcgccgccctGCCACTCCGGTGGagccacggcgccgcccatgGCCTTCTGGATTGTCTCTCCGTCCCTCCCCGACACCGGCAGCGCGGGGATGCCGGGCATCACCCCGCTCCCGTCCAGCTCCTCCATGCTCAGACGCTCGCAGTCCTCCCCTGCCGCGCACGACGGCCACATCGGCGTGGTCGGGTCGCCGTTCCCGTAGTAGAGGGTCCCTACCTGCACGCCGGTCGGCGGCAGCCACCGCGTGTTGGGGAACCACTTCCGCTTCCCCTtcgccccaccgccgccgaagTCCTTGATGTCCGTGTAGACGattgccgccgcggcgcccgcgTCGCGGGCGTTCCGcaccatgtcctcgcagtggATGTCCCCGTAGCGCACGAGCGCGACCTTCCCGGCGACGTCGACGCCGCGGGAGGCGAGGTAGGCGTAGTCCTTCCTGTCGCCGTAGTTGGCGTACACGACCTCAGCGGCGACGGAACCGGACCCGGAGTAGGCGAAGTAGGTGGGGATGacctccgcggccgccgcggcgtagGGGTCGCCAGGGTAGGTCTCCTGGACCAAGGAGAACGCGCTGTTGGGGCGGCCGGGCCCcgcggagagggagagggagcggtGGACGGGGTAGGAGAGGAGGACGGAGTAGGGCGTGACGCGGGTGGGGAAGGCGAAGGAGGAGAGCGCGGCGCGGACGTactcggcggcgagggcgttGGCCTCGGTGCCGGCGACGTGCGGGCGGAGGGTGAGCGCGCGGaggtgcgcggcggcggtggcgttggagccgagggagaggaagagcgCGTGGTAGCGCGAGGACGGGGTGGGCGCGTGGAGGATGTGGTAGGAGGCGACCAAGGCCGCGGCGATGGCGAGGAAGGTGAGGTACCTGTGTCTCCTcatgccgctgccggcggcggccgcagggTAGAATAGGAGCGGCTGCTGCTTGTCCATGGCCATGGGGCGCGCAGTCGCTGGAGTACCGGACATGCTACTACTGCTGCACCTGCACTGACATGGGAGTATTCGATTTGAAGAGTCGTCGGCGCAAACCACGAGTTTGATTGATGCGAGCTTTATATCATCGCCGGTCCAGGCGACGTGCCTGGAACGCAGTCCAGCGAGCAGCCGAGTGACGTTGTATCGTATACTTTTGGTGCAGAGGAAGAGGACAGTATATGTTTCTTTATCGCAAAAATAAATCGAGTCGCCATCAACGTGCGCAGGAGCTGCAAAAACGCAGGAATAGAGAAGCCGTCAGAAATGCAATGTTACATGGACATACTACTGCGCAACCGTAATCTTATAAGGCTGTGGTTGTTTGAG
The Brachypodium distachyon strain Bd21 chromosome 2, Brachypodium_distachyon_v3.0, whole genome shotgun sequence genome window above contains:
- the LOC100823266 gene encoding probable glutamate carboxypeptidase LAMP1, which codes for MSGTPATARPMAMDKQQPLLFYPAAAAGSGMRRHRYLTFLAIAAALVASYHILHAPTPSSRYHALFLSLGSNATAAAHLRALTLRPHVAGTEANALAAEYVRAALSSFAFPTRVTPYSVLLSYPVHRSLSLSAGPGRPNSAFSLVQETYPGDPYAAAAAEVIPTYFAYSGSGSVAAEVVYANYGDRKDYAYLASRGVDVAGKVALVRYGDIHCEDMVRNARDAGAAAAIVYTDIKDFGGGGAKGKRKWFPNTRWLPPTGVQVGTLYYGNGDPTTPMWPSCAAGEDCERLSMEELDGSGVMPGIPALPVSGRDGETIQKAMGGAVAPPEWQGGEGAPVYRIGPGPAVLNLTYIGNDTLATIENVFAVIEGKEEPDRYVIIGNHRDAWTFGAVDPNSGTAAMLEIAERLSKLEKKGWRPRRTIIVCSWDAEEFALIGSTEWAEENMDMLASRAIAYLNVDISVFGPGGLMPRATPQLDELIKEASRMVPDPDDPSHTLYDSMIHHNPPITRVAGAGTDFAAFVQHIGVPSLDMSYGLFSEYPVYHSLYDDYVWMERFGDPLFHRHVALASVWGLIALRLADDEIIPFNYVSYTSELEECTKVVEAGCPRCPVSFTPLHKSIKQLEKAATKIHGEKKVLQAEKWGLNSRQRTLKVREINDRLMMAERAFTNREGLVGRPWYKHMIYASSDQDDWGTKAFPGIVSAIANAKHLNTTESWRLLQHEIYRGARAVSKASAVLDGRLT